The Tepidibacter aestuarii genome contains a region encoding:
- a CDS encoding clostripain-related cysteine peptidase: MNTNAQKDWTVLIYINGNNDIEPEIRQAMLAIKNVDINENVNVLVQIGREEWALVKIIRPLDTLPESDDKWVGVRRYYFEKTKCTLIEDLKKTNMADPMCLYEFIKWGIKNYPSEKYMLIIGGHGCVLKGALADYSQDNPYMMGIPEINTAIDKACKEVNNKIDILVIDMCYFNLLEIIYEFGKDKDYSVQSILTYIGEGPIQGLPYDKMINLLEENNTEYIIKKIIDNLNYNLVAFEVDNNKFEKIKSLFNELANCYLDNKKEELKAYELLSYAGAKHPWGSIIKNIKEDMNSIVIYSKKNNNNLGLINIMTYLTSDSNQLYSYYKLSFTSDNKWAYLVSDKRTIDNINLELKPIKISHQAVYELISIMNPSLNEYDKKVILDNLIKYKEWK; this comes from the coding sequence ATGAATACAAATGCTCAAAAAGATTGGACTGTTTTAATTTATATAAATGGAAATAATGATATTGAACCTGAGATACGACAAGCTATGCTAGCAATAAAAAACGTTGATATAAACGAAAATGTAAATGTATTAGTTCAAATTGGTAGAGAAGAGTGGGCTTTAGTTAAGATTATAAGACCATTAGATACTTTACCTGAGTCAGATGATAAATGGGTTGGAGTAAGGCGTTATTACTTTGAAAAAACAAAATGTACTTTAATTGAAGATTTAAAAAAAACCAATATGGCAGATCCTATGTGCTTATATGAGTTTATAAAATGGGGGATTAAGAATTATCCATCTGAAAAATATATGCTAATAATAGGAGGACATGGATGTGTATTAAAGGGTGCTCTGGCGGATTATAGTCAAGATAATCCTTATATGATGGGTATACCTGAGATAAATACTGCAATTGATAAAGCGTGTAAAGAAGTAAATAATAAAATAGATATTTTAGTTATAGATATGTGTTATTTTAATTTACTTGAAATAATATATGAGTTTGGGAAAGATAAAGATTATTCTGTACAAAGCATATTAACGTATATAGGAGAAGGACCTATTCAAGGATTACCTTATGATAAAATGATAAATTTATTAGAAGAAAATAATACAGAGTATATAATAAAAAAAATTATTGACAATTTAAATTATAATTTAGTAGCTTTTGAAGTCGATAATAATAAATTTGAAAAAATAAAGAGTCTGTTTAATGAATTAGCTAACTGTTATTTAGATAATAAAAAAGAAGAATTAAAGGCCTATGAATTACTTTCTTATGCAGGTGCTAAACATCCTTGGGGTTCTATTATAAAAAATATAAAAGAAGATATGAACTCTATTGTTATTTATTCTAAAAAAAATAATAATAACTTAGGGTTAATAAATATTATGACTTACTTAACATCTGATTCAAATCAACTATACTCTTATTACAAATTAAGCTTCACTTCAGATAATAAGTGGGCATATTTAGTCAGTGATAAAAGAACTATTGATAATATAAATTTAGAATTAAAGCCTATAAAAATATCACATCAAGCTGTATATGAACTTATTTCAATAATGAATCCATCACTAAATGAATATGATAAAAAAGTAATATTGGATAATTTGATTAAGTATAAAGAGTGGAAATGA